In a genomic window of Branchiostoma lanceolatum isolate klBraLanc5 chromosome 12, klBraLanc5.hap2, whole genome shotgun sequence:
- the LOC136445802 gene encoding uncharacterized protein — translation MESATSFFVLTLLTTTAGKTLRFTGRNLTHVPIDSITPDAHTVRLSDNKISHLGSFNTTPYIRYLYIDNNRVNNLSPHTFRRLGELRILDLDRNYIVSLRDFVFSDLSKLFNLYLANNLISAISDRTFHGLASLEFLELSGNRLSAVPMQAIRLIPSKQLLLVLLMVNNISQIPGNLTSAHPSASYQFQGNPLLCPDEQVSHDGVFSIKNIDKWPAIIPYVINAEHNRSFVEKSFFLRSRYEYFGVLPNTFYVSQHVSVSLPLPWVVSSEGYAWDTPTGRHLVKSAVELHMVEDFTAEDSGLYTIELGGPAGSTQSYHCDLLLCLNLRPEERQEENTTLSPLDDFLPLGKNKTDTCAGSTNQSSCSYWSFHPKFCVVGNTNSRATPIIATAVVAIIVMLFSIALFRWRKRRTSRENNHTKGATLHLGVQAMAVCIPLRILPELTEDSTEGESDPNAFPLRRMRLRKTHWSAMKVGAAQYGFHGVADALPADTVGTTDAQVHHYDNDDASDADEDHQRASVAPPPLPAYENTAAHADTVGTTDAQVHHYDNDDASDADEDHQHASAAPPSLSAYENTAAHAENTDEVEERPYGIAQANTLYQGDTAPNRRTLTSDQHGSAAPPPLAVYENTAAPVENTDEMANTLYQGVTASNRRTLTSEQHASAAPPPLAVYEDAAAPVKNTDEMANTLYQGAMASNRRTVTYEHTSSTATHYSPIDATQTETFTTDLYGQRTDHTAMTRDIATTFHDYEEDFGILYGCGAATAE, via the coding sequence ATGGAATCTGCGACGTCATTTTTCGTGTTGACTCTGCTGACGACTACTGCCGGGAAGACCCTTCGTTTTACCGGCCGTAACTTAACGCACGTCCCGATAGACTCCATCACACCAGACGCCCATACGGTCAGGCTGTCAGACAACAAAATATCCCACCTCGGCTCCTTTAATACAACTCCGTACATACGGTATCTCTATATCGACAACAACAGGGTAAACAACTTATCACCGCATACATTCCGACGTTTGGGTGAACTACGTATTCTGGATCTGGACAGAAACTACATCGTTTCCCTTCGCGACTTCGTCTTTTCCGACCTCTCCAAGCTTTTTAATCTGTACCTCGCAAACAACCTCATTTCCGCCATATCAGACCGCACCTTCCACGGTCTGGCAAGTCTGGAGTTCCTGGAACTTTCCGGGAATAGACTGTCTGCGGTTCCCATGCAGGCCATCAGGCTGATTCCTAGTAAACAACTCTTGTTAGTGTTGCTCATGGTCAACAACATCAGTCAAATACCCGGAAATCTAACATCAGCCCACCCGTCCGCTTCTTACCAGTTCCAGGGGAACCCTTTGCTCTGTCCTGACGAACAAGTCAGCCATGACGGCGTGTTTAGCATTAAAAACATTGACAAGTGGCCCGCCATAATACCTTACGTCATCAACGCCGAACATAACCGCTCATTCGTCGAAAAGTCATTCTTCTTAAGAAGTCGGTATGAATACTTCGGTGTTCTTCCTAACACTTTCTACGTAAGTCAACATGTTTCTGTTAGTCTACCTTTACCTTGGGTGGTCAGTAGTGAGGGCTACGCATGGGACACCCCAACAGGGCGCCACCTGGTCAAGTCTGCCGTTGAACTGCACATGGTTGAAGACTTCACGGCGGAAGACTCGGGCTTGTACACAATAGAACTGGGCGGGCCTGCGGGGAGCACGCAAAGCTATCATTGTGATCTTCTGCTGTGCCTTAACTTGCGACCAGAGGAGAGACAGGAAGAAAACACTACACTGTCCCCATTGGACGATTTCTTACCACTAGGTAAAAACAAGACAGACACTTGTGCAGGTTCTACGAACCAATCAAGCTGTTCTTACTGGTCATTTCATCCGAAGTTCTGTGTTGTTGGAAACACCAACTCAAGAGCAACACCCATCATTGCCACGGCTGTTGTCGCCATTATTGTGATGCTATTTTCAATTGCGTTATTTCGTTGGAGAAAACGACGAACCAGTCGAGAGAACAACCACACCAAGGGTGCAACATTGCACCTGGGGGTACAGGCAATGGCCGTCTGTATCCCTCTTCGTATCCTTCCCGAATTGACGGAAGATTcaacagaaggagagtcagacccGAACGCGTTTCCTCTTCGACGTATGCGATTGCGAAAAACCCACTGGTCGGCGATGAAAGTGGGAGCCGCGCAATACGGTTTCCATGGAGTAGCAGATGCGCTCCCAGCGGACACGGTCGGTACTACAGACGCCCAGGTTCATCACTACGATAACGATGACGCATCAGATGCAGACGAGGATCACCAACGCGCCTCTGTAGCGCCGCCCCCTTTACCGGCCTATGAGAACACTGCAGCTCACGCGGATACGGTCGGTACTACAGACGCCCAGGTTCATCACTACGACAACGATGACGCATCAGATGCAGACGAGGATCACCAACACGCCTCTGCAGCTCCGCCCTCTCTATCGGCCTATGAGAACACTGCAGCTCACGCTGAAAATACAGACGAGGTGGAAGAAAGGCCTTATGGCATAGCTCAGGCAAACACACTTTATCAAGGAGATACGGCCCCGAATCGAAGAACTCTCACAAGCGATCAACATGGCTCTGCAGCTCCGCCCCCTCTAGCGGTCTATGAGAACACTGCAGCTCCCGTTGAAAATACAGACGAAATGGCAAACACGCTCTATCAAGGAGTTACGGCTTCGAATCGCAGAACTCTCACAAGCGAGCAACACGCCTCTGCAGCACCACCCCCTCTAGCGGTCTATGAGGATGCTGCAGCTCCCGTTAAAAATACAGACGAAATGGCAAACACGCTTTATCAAGGAGCTATGGCTTCGAATCGCAGAACTGTCACATACGAGCATACGAGTAGCACCGCAACACATTACAGTCCGATAGATGCGACCCAAACGGAAACCTTCACCACTGACTTGTACGGACAGCGAACAGACCACACTGCCATGACACGCGACATCGCAACGACCTTTCACGATTATGAGGAGGATTTCGGCATTCTGTACGGGTGTGGTGCGGCAACTGCCGAGTAA